The genomic stretch TTGAATATCCTTTGGCTTTAGGGCAAATAGGAAACAATAACTTTAAATTCAAAGAGATCATTGCTGGCAAAGAGTTTACTGTTCAGTACAAAGCGTTTCATGCAGGCGCAAAAGGAGAACTTGGAACACTCATCATCGAAGCTTCTTATGATGGTAAACTCAAAACGGTTAAAATAGAAGGCGGAGCGGGATGGATCGAGCCTCCAACGGTTCTACGTTTTGATAATGTAGAGATCGAACTCTCTTGGGGTTCCAAAGTGGTAGAACTTCCTTTTGCTCTCAAACTCATTGACTTTCAACTCGAACGCTATGCAGGTTCACAAAGTCCTTCCTCGTATGCAAGTGAAATTGAAGTCATAGACAAGAGCGAAAACAAGGTATTCCCTTATAAAATCTACATGAACCATCCTTTGACATACAAAGGGTATAAATTTTTTCAATCTTCGTATGATACCGACGAAAAAGGTACGATTTTAGAAGTGAATAAAGACCCTGGCAAATGGCCGACGTATTTTGGTTATTTTCTTTTATGCGTAGGATTTATTGGAAACTTTTTTACCAAAGGAAGTCGCTTTTTAAAGCTAAGGGCCTTTTTGCAAAAAAGTAGTCTCTCTATGATGCTTCCATTACTCTTATGCTCAACAACGTTTGTTAGGGCAGATCAATCAGCGTATATTGAGCAATTTAGAAAAAATTCGTTTGAACATGCCAATAAAAATTTTAGTGAACTTTTAGTGCAAGATTACATGGGAAGAATTAAACCCATTAGCACAGAAGCCATTGAAATTGTCAATAAAATAGCAGGGAAAAGCTCCCTTTTTGGCTTAAGTGCCGAGCAGATCGTTTTGGGCATGACGACCAATCCATCGTTATGGCAAGAGATGAAGATTATCAAGCTCTCCAATGAGAGTATTAAAAAAGTTTTGAATTTAAAGAGTGATACGGAGTATGTTAGTTTTGCCGAGATGTTTGATGATGAAGGCTATTATAAGCTTGCTAAAGAAGTTGGTACTGCCAACCAAAAAGCACAATCAAGACGTACCACGTTTGATAATGACGTCATTAAGCTTGATGAAAAGCTCAATGTGGCGTATTTAGCTTTAAAAGGGGTCTTTTTTAAATTTATCCCTATTCCAAAAGATCCTAGCAATAAATGGGTTGATCCAAATGAGGCGTTTTCAAATGACTTTATAAGCAGTGATACGAAAAAACTTTTAAATCAATATCTGGTGGGGTTGCAAGAAGGCATTGAAAAAAATAGTTGGTCCAATGCCGATAACGCACTCAATGCTTTAAAAGAGAGTCAACGCGAAACAAGCATGACACCTCTACCTAGTCTTTCTCAAACAAAAGCTGAGGTACTATCTAATCACCTTGCCTTGTTCCAAAAACTGATCTCTTTTTATTTTATTGTGGGGTTGGTCTCTTTTGTGGTGGCTATGTTTTTCATCTTTTTAGGAAAAAGCAACCATACATTAGAGCGTACCATCCTCTATGTTTTTATCGCCGGTTTTGGAGTACACACGCTAGCTTTAGCGCTTAGATGGTACATCTCAGGGCATGCACCATGGAGTGATTCATACGAATCCCTCGTTTACATTGGTTGGTCAGCAAGTTTAGCAGGGGTTGTTGTTTTTAGAAAATCAATTCTGACCTTATCGGCAGCAGCCATATTAGCAGGCATTGCGATGCTGGTTGCACACATGAGTTTTGTTAATCCTCAAATTACCAATCTGGTTCCTGTTTTAAAATCATACTGGCTTACCGTACACGTTTCTGTCATTACCGCAAGTTATGGCTTTTTAGGGCTAGGAGCACTGCTTGGCTTGATCTCTTTGGGATTAATGATCTTTAAACAAAAGCGTAATCAAGAGCGCGTCAATAACCAAATAAGACATATTACGGCGATTAATGAAATAAGCCTTATTATAGGGCTTTCCATGCTTACAGTTGGAAACTTCT from Sulfurospirillum oryzae encodes the following:
- the ccsA gene encoding cytochrome c biogenesis protein, with the protein product MKFIHILEKFFFSYTFILFMLFILGLGAGVATFVESAYDTQSAKVIVYDALWYEAVMLSLTISLIGMIYKGRMWKKLGAFTLHLAFVVILLGAGLTRYLGYEGVTHIREGMSENEMLSVKPYLQIKTDKSFFEYPLALGQIGNNNFKFKEIIAGKEFTVQYKAFHAGAKGELGTLIIEASYDGKLKTVKIEGGAGWIEPPTVLRFDNVEIELSWGSKVVELPFALKLIDFQLERYAGSQSPSSYASEIEVIDKSENKVFPYKIYMNHPLTYKGYKFFQSSYDTDEKGTILEVNKDPGKWPTYFGYFLLCVGFIGNFFTKGSRFLKLRAFLQKSSLSMMLPLLLCSTTFVRADQSAYIEQFRKNSFEHANKNFSELLVQDYMGRIKPISTEAIEIVNKIAGKSSLFGLSAEQIVLGMTTNPSLWQEMKIIKLSNESIKKVLNLKSDTEYVSFAEMFDDEGYYKLAKEVGTANQKAQSRRTTFDNDVIKLDEKLNVAYLALKGVFFKFIPIPKDPSNKWVDPNEAFSNDFISSDTKKLLNQYLVGLQEGIEKNSWSNADNALNALKESQRETSMTPLPSLSQTKAEVLSNHLALFQKLISFYFIVGLVSFVVAMFFIFLGKSNHTLERTILYVFIAGFGVHTLALALRWYISGHAPWSDSYESLVYIGWSASLAGVVVFRKSILTLSAAAILAGIAMLVAHMSFVNPQITNLVPVLKSYWLTVHVSVITASYGFLGLGALLGLISLGLMIFKQKRNQERVNNQIRHITAINEISLIIGLSMLTVGNFFGGIWANESWGRYWGWDPKETWSFVSIIVYAFILHLRFIPKLNSVFVFSVASLLGFSSIIMTYFGVNFYLTGMHSYAASGEHPSVPSFVYYTLFLVLSVCALAYRGRDVKTI